The sequence below is a genomic window from Cryobacterium arcticum.
CTTGCCGGTGAGGTCGGGGATCTCCTCGTTGAGGGCGAACTTCGACCAGTCCAGGCCGGAGATGTAGGACATCCGCATCAGCGACGCCTCGATGTTGCCCTGGTTCGCGGCGTCCATCCGGCGCTTTTTCTCGATCGCGTCGGCGTCGGTGTCGGCGAGCACCGGCTCCACGAGGAACAGCACCTTGACGTCTTTCGGGTCGCGGCCGAAGCCGATCATCCGGCGGGAGATGTCGTCGCGGTAGCGCTTCATGCCGTCGGCACCGGCCACCGAGGCGAGGATCGTGTCGGCGTGCTTGGCGCCGAAGTCCATGCCCGCCGGCGACCCGCCGGCCTGGCAGATGATCGGGTGCCCCTGCGGCGACGGCACCGTGTTGAGCGGCCCGCGGGTCTTGTAGAACTCGCCGTCGAAGTCGGCGCGGTGCACCTTGGTGTGGTCGGCGAACATGCCGCTCTCCTCGTCGAGGGTGAGCGCGCCGGGCTCCCAGGTGTCCCAGAGCGCCGTGACCGCCTGCACCCACTCGTCGGCCATGCGGTAGCGCAGGTCGTGCTCGTAGTGCTTGGCCAGCCCGTAGTTCTGCGCGGCCGCATCCGGGCTGGCGGTCACCAGGTTCACGCCCACCCGGCCGTGGCTGAGATGGTCGAGGGTGGTGAGCAGCCGGGCGGCGAGGAACGGCGGGTAGAAGGTGGTGGCAGCGGTGGCCACGAGCCCGAGGTGCTGGGTGGCCGCGGCGAGCAGCGGGATGAGCGGCATCGGGTCCATCCGCACGATGCCGGCCCGCAGCGACTCCTCCATGGTGCCGCGGAAGGTGTCCGGGATGACCGAGGAGTCCTCCAGCATCATGTAGTCGAAGCCCGCGCGCTCCAGCGACGTGGCCAGGTCGACGAACAGCTGCGGGTTGGCGAGGTCCGCCGCCGCATTGCCCGACCACTGCTGATTCCAGCCGTACGACCCGAATCCGAAACCGAGGAACCAGCCCATGTGAAACATTCAGAACTCCCTGAGGTTGTCGCGGAGCGTGGCCCCGGTGTATTCGCTGCGGATCAGCCCACGGCGGCGCAGCACGGGCGCCAGGCCGTCAGTGACCTCGCTGATATAACGGCGGGACAGCTGCCCGGCGATGAGGAAGCCGTCGCCGCCGACCTCGTCCATTGCCTCCTCCATCGCGTCGGCCACCTCCTCGACGGTGCCGCTCACTTCGAGCGACCCGAGCCGCACCGGGCGCTCGGCGATCTGGCGCAACGTGGTGGTGGGGTCGGAGCCCTGCAGCATGCCGAGCGTGGTGGAGGACGCCGCATCCGTCTTGATGGTCGGCAGCGGCGCGTCCAGGTCGAACTGGGAGAAGTCGATGCCGCTGGTCCAGGACAGCCGGGCCAGGGCGTCCTCGACCGTGGTGGCGTCGATGCGCTTCTTCTTGGCCACGGCCTCGTCGTGGGTCTCGCCGAAGACCGGGGAGATCGTGAACAGGATCTTGAGGTCCTTCGGGTCCCGGCCGAACCGCACCAGCCGCTCGGTCATGTCGGCGCGGTACTCCTTCATCGCGGCGATGCCGGGTACGGATGCGACGACGGTGTCGGCGTGCCTCGCCGCGAGGTCCCGGCCGGCCGGGGAGCCACCCGCCTGGCAGACCACCGGGCTGCCCTGCGGGGAGGGGATGGTGTTCAGCGGCCCGCGGGACTTGTAGAAGCGGCCCTCGAAGTTCACCGGGTGCACCTTGGTGTGGTCGGCGTAGATCCCGGCCTCGTGGTCGGCGACGACGGCGTCGGGCTCCCAGGACGCCCAGAGCTGCTTGACCAGGTCGATCCACTCATCGGCCATCTCGTAACGCAGGTCGTGCTCGAAGTGCACGTCCCGGCCGAAGTTCTGCGCGGTGCGCACGTTGTGGGCGGTGACCAGGTTGATGCCGGCGCGGCCGTGCGAGAGGTGGTCGAGGCTGGCCATCAGCCGCGCCGCGGCGAACGGCGGGTAGTAGGGCGTGGCGATGGTCATGATCACGCCCAGGTGCCGGGTGGCCTGCATGATCAACGGCACCAGAATGGCCGGGTCGTGTTTGGGCGCGTGGTTGGCCTTGGCGAGGTAGTACTCGGCGGTGCCCTGGTAGGCGTCGGGGATGAACGCGCCGTCCTCGAGCATCATGTAGTCGAACCGGGCACGCTCCATGGCGCGGGCGAGTTCGATGTACAGGTCGGGGCTCGTCCAGTCCCTGGCCGCCTCGCCCGACCAGTCCTTGCCCCAGCCCGGAAGCGTGTAGTTGAGAAACCAGCCCATGTGGAACATTCGCCCGCCCTGCCCTTCTTCGATGACTTCTCCCACTCAAGTGGCGGCGCATTTCCCGAAAGGTGACCGGAGGTTACCGCTGTATTGCGCCGCCCGGGCCGGCCCGGCCGGGCGTCGGATCGGGGCTGGCCAGAGCAGGCAGTGGCGAGCAGAATGGATGCGCCACGCCGCGGTGAGCACCTCACCGGGGTCGGCATCACCGCGGGAGGAGCACACGAATGGGCATTCTGATCTGCACGGGCATCACCTCACTCGACGGCTACGTGGCCGACGAGAAGGGCAACTTCGACTGGAGCGTGCCCAGCGAGGAGGTGCACACCTTCGTCAACGACCTGGAGCGGTCGGTGGGCACCTACCTCTACGGCCGGCGGCTGTACGAGGTGATGGTGGCGTGGGAGACCATGCACCTCAACGACGACGACCAGCCCGCCGTGATGCGCGACTACACCGCGATCTGGCAGGCCGCCGACAAGATCGTCTACTCCAGCACCCTGGCCGAGGTCTCCAGCCGGCGCACCCGCATCGAGCGCAGCTTCGACCCGGAGGCGGTGCGGGAGCTCAAGCGAACTGCGACCGGCAACCTGTCGGTGGGCGGCCCGAACCTGGCCGCGCAGGCCTTCGCGGCCGGGCTGGTCGACGAGGTGCAGCTGTTCGTATCGCCCGTGGTCGTAGGCGGTGGCACG
It includes:
- a CDS encoding NtaA/DmoA family FMN-dependent monooxygenase (This protein belongs to a clade of FMN-dependent monooxygenases, within a broader family of flavin-dependent oxidoreductases, the luciferase-like monooxygenase (LMM) family, some of whose members use coenzyme F420 rather than FMN.), with translation MFHMGWFLGFGFGSYGWNQQWSGNAAADLANPQLFVDLATSLERAGFDYMMLEDSSVIPDTFRGTMEESLRAGIVRMDPMPLIPLLAAATQHLGLVATAATTFYPPFLAARLLTTLDHLSHGRVGVNLVTASPDAAAQNYGLAKHYEHDLRYRMADEWVQAVTALWDTWEPGALTLDEESGMFADHTKVHRADFDGEFYKTRGPLNTVPSPQGHPIICQAGGSPAGMDFGAKHADTILASVAGADGMKRYRDDISRRMIGFGRDPKDVKVLFLVEPVLADTDADAIEKKRRMDAANQGNIEASLMRMSYISGLDWSKFALNEEIPDLTGKHNGHQSVVDDFLAASAGKTLREALASQRRGTSSVQLVGSPDTVAGQMDEAMQEAGGDGFLVALPVTRKNITEVCDGLAPALRRRGLIREEYLPGTFRDNLFAF
- a CDS encoding NtaA/DmoA family FMN-dependent monooxygenase (This protein belongs to a clade of FMN-dependent monooxygenases, within a broader family of flavin-dependent oxidoreductases, the luciferase-like monooxygenase (LMM) family, some of whose members use coenzyme F420 rather than FMN.), which encodes MGWFLNYTLPGWGKDWSGEAARDWTSPDLYIELARAMERARFDYMMLEDGAFIPDAYQGTAEYYLAKANHAPKHDPAILVPLIMQATRHLGVIMTIATPYYPPFAAARLMASLDHLSHGRAGINLVTAHNVRTAQNFGRDVHFEHDLRYEMADEWIDLVKQLWASWEPDAVVADHEAGIYADHTKVHPVNFEGRFYKSRGPLNTIPSPQGSPVVCQAGGSPAGRDLAARHADTVVASVPGIAAMKEYRADMTERLVRFGRDPKDLKILFTISPVFGETHDEAVAKKKRIDATTVEDALARLSWTSGIDFSQFDLDAPLPTIKTDAASSTTLGMLQGSDPTTTLRQIAERPVRLGSLEVSGTVEEVADAMEEAMDEVGGDGFLIAGQLSRRYISEVTDGLAPVLRRRGLIRSEYTGATLRDNLREF
- a CDS encoding dihydrofolate reductase family protein — translated: MGILICTGITSLDGYVADEKGNFDWSVPSEEVHTFVNDLERSVGTYLYGRRLYEVMVAWETMHLNDDDQPAVMRDYTAIWQAADKIVYSSTLAEVSSRRTRIERSFDPEAVRELKRTATGNLSVGGPNLAAQAFAAGLVDEVQLFVSPVVVGGGTRFLPDHLSLSLELKDEYSFRNGVVYLGYRVRR